A genome region from Pirellulales bacterium includes the following:
- a CDS encoding DUF4239 domain-containing protein, translating to MISLYWIYEIPNWELFLLMLGVFAFGSLGGLYLTRPLVRRMVNGSDKYNDLTNYYFAAIGVLYGLSLGLIAVGTWENFSEVDAKVAMEANSLGALYRDIDGYPPELRQDAENLLRDYATVVIEKEWPAHREGNVLDAGEVILDEFENKIMSFEPTREVEKIAHAEVIKSLSDLVGNRGFRVQSVNVALPGVLWGVVLVGAIINIGLTYCFWVDNLHLHSLLVVAFASMLAMLIFLTAAMDNPFRGQFSVSPDALQYVRDHVMTTAGK from the coding sequence ATGATTTCTCTGTACTGGATCTACGAGATTCCGAATTGGGAGCTGTTCCTGTTGATGTTGGGCGTGTTCGCCTTCGGCTCGCTGGGCGGGCTGTACCTGACACGGCCGCTCGTGCGGCGCATGGTCAACGGCTCTGATAAGTACAACGATCTCACAAACTATTACTTTGCGGCGATCGGCGTACTGTACGGCTTGAGCCTGGGGCTGATCGCCGTGGGAACGTGGGAGAATTTCAGTGAAGTCGATGCCAAGGTTGCGATGGAGGCCAATTCACTCGGAGCGCTCTATCGCGACATCGATGGTTATCCGCCCGAGCTGCGACAGGACGCGGAAAACCTGCTGCGCGACTATGCGACGGTGGTGATCGAAAAAGAATGGCCCGCGCATCGAGAGGGGAATGTGCTCGACGCGGGTGAAGTCATTCTCGACGAGTTCGAAAACAAGATCATGTCCTTCGAGCCAACTCGCGAAGTCGAGAAGATCGCCCACGCCGAGGTGATCAAGAGCCTCAGCGACCTGGTGGGAAACCGCGGCTTTCGTGTCCAATCGGTCAACGTGGCGCTGCCGGGCGTTTTGTGGGGCGTGGTACTGGTGGGGGCCATCATCAATATCGGCCTGACCTACTGCTTCTGGGTAGACAACCTGCACCTGCACTCATTGCTGGTGGTCGCATTTGCGTCCATGTTGGCCATGCTTATCTTTCTGACCGCCGCCATGGATAACCCATTTCGCGGCCAGTTCAGCGTCTCGCCCGATGCACTGCAATATGTGCGCGATCACGTAATGACCACGGCCGGCAAATGA
- a CDS encoding HAD-IA family hydrolase, with the protein MTNGGEGTPNGRPTESALVAAQNATFGIPPSVRAILFDAVGTIIWPEPSVAGAYGAIGRRHGVELSEAEISPRFRAALSRQDELDRTHHLGRTSQSREIERWRGIVADVFQQAPCAERIFDDLWQHFAQPEHWRLFDDVAMTWRKLSDAGYLLGVASNFDDRLDQICQALPPLTRCRHRFVSSRIGWRKPTLDFFAAIAAQFDLAPEQMLLVGDDLENDYLAARAAGWHAVLVDRKAHALSTETLTGEAPTVATIATLKSLTVL; encoded by the coding sequence ATGACAAACGGTGGAGAAGGCACGCCTAACGGTCGCCCGACGGAATCCGCGCTCGTTGCAGCTCAGAATGCAACGTTTGGCATTCCCCCTTCTGTGCGCGCTATCTTGTTCGACGCCGTCGGCACGATCATCTGGCCCGAACCCAGCGTGGCCGGCGCCTATGGCGCGATAGGTCGCCGGCACGGGGTCGAACTGTCGGAAGCCGAGATATCGCCACGGTTCCGCGCGGCGCTATCCCGGCAGGACGAGCTCGATCGCACGCACCACTTGGGCCGTACCAGCCAAAGTCGCGAGATCGAACGTTGGCGCGGCATCGTGGCCGACGTGTTCCAGCAAGCGCCTTGCGCCGAGCGGATATTCGACGATCTATGGCAGCACTTTGCCCAGCCCGAACATTGGCGATTGTTCGACGACGTGGCCATGACCTGGCGAAAGCTTTCGGACGCGGGATACTTGCTTGGCGTCGCTTCGAACTTCGACGACCGGCTCGATCAAATCTGCCAAGCGCTGCCGCCGTTGACTCGTTGTCGACACCGGTTTGTGTCGTCGCGCATTGGTTGGCGCAAACCGACCCTCGATTTCTTCGCGGCAATCGCGGCGCAATTCGATCTCGCGCCGGAACAAATGCTGTTAGTGGGGGACGACCTGGAGAATGACTATTTGGCAGCCCGCGCCGCCGGCTGGCATGCCGTGCTGGTAGATCGCAAGGCCCACGCGCTCTCAACAGAGACGCTCACGGGCGAGGCTCCGACCGTTGCAACGATCGCGACGCTTAAATCCTTGACGGTGCTTTGA
- a CDS encoding dockerin type I domain-containing protein has product MRITLIVTLVLLQSLSLIASADTIIYNSNGFEAPTFTAGSSPLGQDPSNPWIVFGGTPNAFSVENSMVASGTQAIQATGGGLNDGSFAFPELDYTPGANERVSIQVDIARSLTSIIDNSSPVYAIDIYDQDVDRTSRFGLQQNGGQIRTFVSAPINDSGQVDPTGTGIASQYFGPAIAQNTFVHFNVTLDFADRTVDMSVNGTLLAAGIPFLAQSATTLSAAALEIGTFNNLSADNGYFDNYTVTSVPYLRGDVNTDGIVNGLDLNMVATNWLKTGVAPTGDVNEDGIVNGLDINIIASKWLTTLNPGGGGSAAGAAVPEPGTFALLITGMVLATATYGRRRISTRRGH; this is encoded by the coding sequence ATGCGTATCACCTTGATTGTCACGCTGGTGTTGTTGCAAAGTTTGTCGTTGATCGCGTCCGCGGACACGATTATTTACAACTCGAATGGGTTCGAGGCGCCCACGTTCACAGCAGGAAGCTCTCCGCTGGGTCAGGACCCGAGCAATCCTTGGATCGTGTTCGGAGGGACGCCGAACGCCTTTAGCGTGGAAAATTCGATGGTTGCCTCGGGCACTCAGGCGATACAAGCGACCGGGGGAGGCCTGAACGATGGGTCCTTCGCATTTCCGGAGCTTGACTACACGCCAGGTGCGAACGAACGGGTGAGCATTCAAGTCGACATAGCGCGAAGCCTTACCTCGATCATCGACAACAGCAGCCCGGTCTACGCGATCGATATCTACGACCAAGATGTCGATCGGACCAGCCGCTTCGGATTGCAGCAAAACGGGGGACAGATTCGAACATTCGTCTCGGCACCCATTAACGACAGCGGCCAGGTCGATCCGACGGGCACCGGCATCGCCTCGCAATACTTTGGGCCGGCAATTGCGCAGAATACGTTCGTGCATTTCAATGTCACGTTGGATTTTGCCGACAGGACCGTGGACATGTCCGTTAACGGAACCCTGCTGGCGGCCGGGATTCCATTTCTCGCACAGTCGGCTACCACGCTCAGCGCAGCCGCGTTGGAAATTGGGACCTTCAACAATTTATCCGCCGATAATGGCTATTTCGACAACTACACCGTTACTAGTGTGCCTTACCTGCGCGGTGACGTTAACACGGACGGTATCGTCAATGGCCTGGATCTGAACATGGTGGCTACCAACTGGCTAAAGACAGGTGTGGCGCCGACCGGCGACGTGAACGAGGACGGCATCGTCAACGGCTTGGACATCAACATCATTGCGTCGAAATGGCTGACAACGCTTAATCCTGGCGGAGGCGGCTCAGCCGCAGGGGCAGCGGTTCCTGAGCCTGGCACGTTCGCGCTATTGATCACGGGAATGGTCCTGGCCACCGCAACGTACGGCCGCCGTCGGATCAGCACGCGTCGTGGGCATTGA
- a CDS encoding class I adenylate-forming enzyme family protein: MRLAGPPLTQPNPIGNLLDNGLSNKPDDLALVSGETRMSWRQLAEISTRLAAQYLALGLNAGDRVASLLPNRSALIIHYLACLKAGLVATPLNYRYMPPEIDHALEVSGASLLLHHAERDQDVAASQYAKRLPKGVIRYQAADAQGVHYEELVASSHSDAVAAAADIESPAFIYFTSGTTGKPKGVVHSRRTFGSMMASTIQGMAITDADTVLPGLSFSHIAGSLGGLATLAAGGRLVMPRSSEGPEILPLLRELRPTVLWMLPAALISLVRDHDSTSTDFASIRLCTSGGDKVTAELEREFTVLSGFPIDESYGMTEIGLATINPPAGENRLGSIGMLCPGYELSLRDDAGADISTGAQGRMWIRSAGNAIGYWNNPIATAEVLVDGWLDSGDMMHADEDGYLWFCGRKKQIIIHDGSNICPQEVEEALAEHPSIAAAGVIGIHDLVHGENVRAYVTLKEGAQRPKSAELIGFARQRVGYKAPEEIVFLAEMPLNPGGKVDRTALKQLAEEQISSRTTARRA; encoded by the coding sequence ATGCGGCTTGCCGGACCACCGCTGACTCAGCCTAATCCTATTGGCAATCTGTTGGACAACGGGCTGAGCAATAAACCGGACGATTTGGCGCTGGTTTCTGGCGAGACACGCATGAGTTGGCGACAGTTGGCCGAGATCAGCACGCGGTTGGCCGCACAGTACTTGGCCTTGGGGTTGAACGCCGGCGATCGAGTCGCATCGTTGCTGCCGAATCGGTCGGCGTTGATCATCCATTACCTGGCATGTCTGAAAGCGGGTTTGGTGGCGACGCCGCTCAACTATCGTTACATGCCGCCAGAGATCGATCATGCTTTGGAAGTCAGCGGCGCATCGCTGCTGTTGCACCATGCCGAACGGGACCAGGACGTGGCGGCCAGCCAATACGCTAAGCGACTGCCCAAAGGTGTAATTCGTTATCAGGCGGCCGACGCCCAGGGAGTGCATTACGAAGAGCTGGTCGCCTCGTCTCACTCCGATGCCGTGGCGGCGGCGGCGGATATTGAATCGCCTGCGTTCATCTATTTTACGTCTGGCACCACCGGCAAGCCCAAGGGGGTGGTCCACTCGCGGCGCACCTTCGGCAGCATGATGGCGTCCACGATCCAAGGAATGGCCATCACCGACGCCGACACGGTCTTGCCGGGATTGTCATTCTCGCATATCGCAGGATCGCTGGGCGGCCTGGCCACATTGGCGGCAGGCGGACGGCTGGTCATGCCCCGCAGTAGTGAAGGGCCCGAGATATTGCCGCTGCTGCGCGAGCTTCGTCCGACGGTGCTGTGGATGCTGCCGGCGGCATTGATCTCGTTGGTGCGCGATCACGATTCAACCTCGACCGATTTTGCTTCGATTCGGCTCTGTACATCGGGCGGTGACAAGGTTACCGCAGAACTCGAACGCGAATTCACGGTCCTCTCCGGCTTTCCGATCGATGAAAGCTACGGCATGACCGAAATCGGGCTGGCGACGATTAATCCGCCGGCCGGCGAAAACCGCCTGGGCTCCATCGGCATGCTTTGTCCTGGATATGAATTGTCCCTCCGCGATGATGCCGGCGCCGATATATCGACTGGCGCTCAGGGACGGATGTGGATTCGCTCGGCCGGCAATGCGATCGGCTATTGGAATAATCCCATCGCCACGGCCGAAGTGCTGGTGGATGGCTGGCTCGACAGCGGAGACATGATGCATGCCGACGAGGACGGCTACCTGTGGTTCTGTGGCCGCAAAAAGCAGATCATCATTCACGATGGGTCGAATATCTGTCCCCAAGAAGTCGAAGAAGCCCTGGCCGAGCACCCGTCGATCGCCGCGGCCGGAGTGATTGGCATTCACGATCTGGTGCATGGTGAAAACGTGAGAGCCTATGTCACGCTGAAGGAAGGCGCACAACGACCCAAAAGCGCCGAGCTTATCGGATTCGCCCGCCAGCGCGTCGGCTACAAAGCGCCGGAAGAAATCGTGTTCCTGGCCGAGATGCCGCTCAATCCCGGCGGCAAAGTAGACCGAACGGCCCTCAAGCAGTTGGCCGAAGAGCAGATCTCGTCCAGAACAACCGCGCGGCGGGCGTGA
- a CDS encoding DUF1559 domain-containing protein, whose translation MQCSNRATLRNSRQAFTLIELLVVLAVIGILIAILLPAVQAARASARRTLCTNNMKQLGLAVLNYYDVYQRFPIFGFEQTGWTCVILPFIEADAIYSTTSKRVGSDSGPWVATPVSGFMCPDHPNTSGQSNSTIYADFGTRGLTNYLGVAGRRVTERYSPAGDTGILGAWVNNNTGVALGMIGDGVSNTLLMGERPPGPSDTGDWGWWAGRNDWDIIMYSTVVLTDAPPSLISGYKGCKYPAVYSAGRLENPCDQDHFWSLHAGGGNWTMTDGSVHFIPYNVSPAVIDQLVTRDQGEVVVQTW comes from the coding sequence ATGCAGTGTTCAAATCGGGCAACGCTCCGCAACTCTCGACAGGCATTCACCTTGATCGAGTTGCTCGTGGTGCTCGCGGTGATCGGAATTCTGATCGCGATCCTGCTCCCTGCTGTTCAGGCAGCCCGTGCCTCTGCGCGCAGAACGCTGTGCACGAATAACATGAAGCAACTCGGTTTGGCCGTGTTGAACTATTACGATGTTTATCAACGATTTCCCATATTCGGATTCGAGCAGACGGGCTGGACGTGCGTCATCCTCCCTTTCATCGAGGCGGACGCCATCTACAGCACGACGTCCAAACGAGTCGGCAGCGATTCGGGTCCGTGGGTCGCCACGCCGGTGTCCGGCTTCATGTGCCCAGATCATCCGAACACCAGCGGGCAGAGTAATTCCACGATCTATGCCGACTTTGGCACGCGCGGGCTGACAAACTATCTCGGCGTGGCCGGCCGGCGCGTAACGGAGCGATACTCGCCCGCAGGGGATACCGGCATCCTTGGCGCCTGGGTCAACAACAACACCGGTGTGGCGCTGGGCATGATTGGCGACGGCGTCAGTAACACCTTGCTGATGGGCGAGCGCCCCCCGGGTCCCAGCGATACCGGCGACTGGGGATGGTGGGCCGGCCGCAACGACTGGGACATCATCATGTATTCGACTGTCGTCTTGACCGATGCGCCTCCATCGCTGATCTCGGGATACAAGGGGTGCAAGTATCCGGCGGTGTATTCCGCGGGCCGCCTGGAGAATCCCTGCGATCAAGACCATTTCTGGAGCCTGCACGCAGGCGGCGGGAACTGGACGATGACCGATGGGTCAGTCCACTTTATTCCCTACAACGTTTCTCCTGCCGTGATCGATCAGTTAGTGACTCGCGATCAGGGAGAGGTCGTCGTTCAAACGTGGTGA
- a CDS encoding tetratricopeptide repeat protein gives MLFSIKAVVARALRKTNARGWMLAAMVAAAAAILPPVQSFADKGVDFLRPLDPLLEAGAQGDPTFEARFVSLLSDGKQGDAERLLSAELAQYPEATRLVELVAAKKEKEAHDFKMRHFVKIHSAQRALFLSAVCDRSRFEKERAFATLNTVWMLDHRTRAAKCAYQVLWMDSEELYQSPKKEVDRAFSELQQLADANPDDLMIRWMLAVQCRNWGRNEEGVKVYQQILAKWQPGPVLVHQTYANLLDNLHRYDEALVERRLAVSMSPAYWTYDGLGNTLHGLSRFQEACDAHAIATAMNPRRSSNWSNWAKSLNGLGKYDEAIEKSQRALKIDPRNWRAYWIWGTALAELGKPEEALKKCQAATAIYNKSPLLNDFVADLEKQLKQ, from the coding sequence ATGCTTTTTTCCATCAAGGCCGTCGTCGCCAGGGCACTTCGTAAGACGAATGCTCGTGGTTGGATGCTAGCGGCAATGGTCGCCGCGGCCGCGGCGATTCTTCCCCCCGTCCAATCCTTTGCCGACAAAGGGGTTGATTTTTTGCGCCCCTTGGACCCTTTGCTCGAGGCCGGCGCGCAAGGCGACCCGACATTCGAGGCAAGATTCGTTAGCCTGTTGTCGGACGGCAAACAAGGCGATGCCGAAAGGCTTCTATCCGCCGAGCTCGCGCAATATCCCGAAGCGACGAGGTTGGTAGAGTTGGTTGCCGCCAAGAAGGAAAAGGAAGCCCACGACTTTAAGATGCGACATTTCGTCAAGATTCATTCAGCGCAGCGTGCGTTATTCCTGTCGGCCGTCTGCGATCGCAGCCGCTTCGAAAAGGAGAGAGCATTCGCGACGCTCAACACCGTGTGGATGTTGGACCACCGCACGCGAGCGGCGAAATGCGCCTACCAGGTCCTGTGGATGGACTCCGAGGAACTGTATCAAAGCCCCAAGAAGGAAGTTGACCGTGCCTTCAGCGAATTGCAACAACTAGCGGATGCCAATCCAGACGATCTGATGATTCGCTGGATGCTGGCCGTACAATGCCGCAACTGGGGTCGCAACGAGGAGGGAGTCAAAGTTTACCAGCAGATTTTGGCAAAATGGCAGCCAGGTCCGGTGCTCGTGCACCAGACGTATGCCAATCTGCTCGACAACCTCCATCGCTATGACGAGGCGCTGGTCGAACGCCGGTTGGCGGTAAGCATGTCGCCCGCCTATTGGACTTACGACGGATTGGGCAATACGCTGCACGGCCTGTCGCGCTTTCAGGAAGCATGCGACGCGCACGCGATCGCCACCGCCATGAATCCTCGCCGATCGTCGAACTGGTCCAACTGGGCCAAGAGCCTCAACGGCTTGGGAAAATACGACGAAGCGATCGAAAAATCGCAACGTGCGCTCAAGATCGATCCCAGGAACTGGCGCGCCTATTGGATCTGGGGCACGGCTCTGGCAGAACTCGGCAAGCCGGAAGAGGCGTTAAAAAAGTGCCAGGCCGCCACCGCCATCTACAACAAGTCGCCACTGTTGAATGACTTCGTTGCGGATTTGGAAAAGCAACTTAAACAGTAG
- a CDS encoding M56 family metallopeptidase, with the protein MTVSLDALGPLAWLQIWQVTVVSVCVAALVTFCCRKQPRVAYALWMLVIIKSIVPPVWSSPTGLFSWALRDTTTAQSITVLPSATAARSTAASQSTATTQPAVVGDVRRASSESPATDPMSPRPALASDHQIGMSVDRGTDWSRIRLALFVLWSGGLMIGTGYVLAKQLVCARLIRRSSLSVDQRYTAALGDLSRRLGIDRKVRLIVTSRPIGPAAFGIFRPSILLPEPLLSGASADQIDLILAHELIHLRRGDVFASKLQLVAQLAWWFNPLVWWANQQAGRERERCCDEEVLSGIGCKPVVYARTLLNVLELKGRLRPVMALPGVRALEVTSLRLESIMKYAETNHRRASWISRIAFTAGLVLLVPGTGITLQSRLQANDNGDPSSTADAKSAQEKLQGEWKIVRCEFSGQDDTNILGVKHTIKDGKWIRPNRRTAEYRLQLGPTEHPTWVDLAADRLGEKTLPGIYSLDGDTLTICYAYNPDLPRPTEFKTTPQVRGYLYVLERVKNVVADLVANDKSPRSGVANAGVRPAPEQIQGKWKIVRCEFSGRNEQQAVGIEDEIRDNKWMRPNRRTAEYRLIFDPNKDSMSVDLSADRLGDRTLKGICSLKGDQLTICYAYKPELPRPTEFKTTSDVPSYIYVLERVKDQ; encoded by the coding sequence ATGACGGTCTCCCTTGATGCTCTCGGCCCTTTGGCGTGGCTCCAGATTTGGCAAGTCACCGTCGTGTCGGTCTGCGTCGCGGCCTTGGTCACGTTCTGTTGTCGCAAACAACCTCGCGTAGCCTACGCACTTTGGATGCTGGTCATTATCAAGTCCATCGTGCCGCCAGTATGGAGCAGCCCGACAGGACTATTTAGTTGGGCGCTGCGGGACACTACGACAGCGCAATCCATCACTGTACTTCCCTCTGCGACCGCGGCGCGATCCACGGCAGCGTCCCAATCTACGGCAACGACGCAACCCGCTGTGGTCGGGGATGTGCGCCGCGCGTCCAGCGAGTCGCCGGCGACGGATCCCATGAGCCCACGTCCGGCGCTAGCCAGCGACCATCAGATAGGCATGTCTGTCGATCGAGGTACGGATTGGAGCCGCATTCGCCTGGCACTGTTTGTGCTTTGGTCTGGCGGGCTGATGATCGGCACAGGATACGTGCTGGCGAAGCAACTCGTGTGCGCTCGATTGATTCGCCGGTCGAGCCTTTCTGTCGATCAGAGATACACGGCGGCACTCGGCGACCTATCGCGACGTTTAGGTATCGATCGCAAGGTGCGCCTGATCGTGACGAGCCGGCCGATCGGCCCTGCGGCCTTTGGCATTTTCCGCCCCTCGATCCTGCTGCCCGAGCCACTGTTATCCGGCGCCTCAGCCGACCAAATTGACCTTATCCTTGCGCATGAATTGATTCACTTGCGCAGAGGAGATGTCTTTGCGAGCAAGCTGCAACTCGTGGCACAACTGGCCTGGTGGTTCAATCCGCTGGTGTGGTGGGCAAACCAACAAGCCGGCCGCGAGCGCGAGCGTTGCTGCGACGAAGAAGTCCTCTCGGGTATCGGTTGCAAGCCCGTGGTCTATGCACGCACGCTGTTGAACGTCCTCGAGTTGAAGGGGCGGTTGCGGCCCGTCATGGCTCTACCAGGGGTGCGGGCCCTGGAAGTCACTTCCTTACGATTGGAGTCCATCATGAAGTACGCAGAGACGAACCATCGACGGGCTTCCTGGATCTCGCGGATCGCCTTCACGGCGGGATTGGTACTGCTCGTCCCTGGGACGGGCATCACGCTCCAAAGCCGGTTGCAGGCCAACGACAATGGGGACCCTTCTTCCACGGCCGACGCCAAGAGTGCACAAGAGAAGCTGCAAGGCGAATGGAAGATCGTACGTTGTGAGTTTTCTGGTCAAGACGACACAAATATCCTAGGCGTCAAGCATACGATCAAGGACGGCAAATGGATCAGGCCCAATCGACGAACGGCCGAATACCGATTGCAGCTGGGCCCGACTGAGCATCCGACCTGGGTAGACCTTGCGGCAGACCGTTTGGGCGAGAAGACTTTGCCAGGCATCTACTCTTTAGATGGCGATACGCTGACAATCTGCTACGCCTATAATCCCGATCTGCCGAGACCCACGGAATTCAAAACGACGCCCCAAGTCAGAGGGTACTTATACGTGCTCGAGCGCGTGAAAAACGTCGTTGCGGACCTGGTTGCCAATGACAAGAGTCCACGATCCGGAGTTGCTAACGCCGGTGTCCGGCCTGCACCAGAGCAGATACAGGGGAAATGGAAAATCGTCCGTTGTGAATTCTCGGGTCGCAACGAGCAGCAGGCGGTGGGCATCGAAGACGAGATTCGCGACAACAAATGGATGCGGCCCAATCGACGAACTGCGGAGTACCGACTTATATTCGATCCAAACAAGGATTCGATGTCGGTCGATCTTTCAGCAGATCGATTGGGCGATCGGACATTGAAAGGCATCTGCTCATTGAAGGGGGATCAATTGACCATCTGCTATGCCTACAAACCCGAATTGCCGAGGCCCACGGAGTTTAAAACCACGTCAGACGTGCCGTCCTACATCTACGTTCTTGAGCGAGTGAAAGATCAATAG
- a CDS encoding BlaI/MecI/CopY family transcriptional regulator: MPKRPVLAKSELEVARIVWELGRATVRQVLDALPDKRGLDFKTVQTYLRRLEAKGYLKTKREGRSNVYRPTVRPGQVIGELMDDLLNRLFDGQVLPLFQHMVNDRGLSRDEMRQLRELLDRLEEEPQ; this comes from the coding sequence ATGCCTAAAAGGCCCGTGCTGGCTAAATCAGAACTTGAGGTCGCCCGGATCGTGTGGGAACTAGGCCGCGCCACCGTGCGCCAGGTGTTGGATGCCTTGCCCGACAAGCGAGGGCTCGACTTCAAGACAGTGCAGACTTATTTACGGCGGCTGGAGGCCAAAGGGTATCTCAAGACAAAGCGCGAGGGGCGAAGCAACGTCTACAGGCCCACCGTCCGGCCCGGGCAGGTCATCGGCGAGCTGATGGATGATTTGCTCAACCGACTGTTCGACGGCCAGGTCCTGCCGCTCTTTCAGCACATGGTCAACGATCGCGGTTTATCGCGCGACGAGATGCGACAGCTACGCGAACTGTTGGATCGACTGGAGGAAGAACCACAATGA
- a CDS encoding G8 domain-containing protein: MFVALACLAGDCSISVTVGDDASPAPLVRSIKSGAWSSPATWQNGRTPTTGDRVLVSQGHEVLYDVVSTDVIRVVKVAGTLRFATDRDTRLDVGLLRVEAGEDVTEEGFDCHDPAASADPALPRPTLEVGSANDPISAEHTALVRLTYCEGMDKESCPALISCGGRMELHGAPMNRTWVKLGAELREGATEIVLAEPVVGWRAGQRLLIPTTARLGLFRYRNGKQEVIPTVRDDSHTEERTIAAVFENKVVVDKPVRFDHKCDGAYRGEVAVLGRNVIVESADPAGIRGHTMYHTQSTGSISYAEFRHLGKRGVLGRYALHFHLCRDTMRGGYVTGASIHDSENRWLTVHGTDYLVVRDCVGYNSLGHGFFLEDGTEVFNVFDRNLAVQARHAAPLPKQVLPFDENEGAGFWWSNSLNSFTRNVAVECDQYGYRFEATKTADFDPTLEVPGADGALRTVDIRTLPFVRFQDNEAHSHRRFAFNLGGIRHVSDQADYETIHTVGADRSRIQGGDVLGVGPDSRHPFIIKNYLVWNSHWVFHGGSPNVWIDGLDATDCVYGIFKTRIDGHEYRNLSLKRIDTADFFEPWGSSSLVENYERYLDPIDDLPPTTVITHCRRLNSGRLEVRGSTADNGPVKRVTVNDREVYPLRENFAEWRITLDKAQAGSAELIALATDSAGNVEPVPHRRQVREFLLAEPTSVAQP, from the coding sequence ATGTTTGTTGCGCTCGCGTGTTTAGCCGGCGATTGCTCGATATCGGTTACCGTCGGCGATGACGCAAGTCCGGCCCCGCTCGTTCGCTCGATAAAAAGTGGCGCTTGGTCTAGTCCGGCGACCTGGCAAAACGGTCGCACGCCCACGACCGGCGATCGAGTGCTGGTAAGTCAGGGGCACGAGGTCCTGTATGACGTTGTGTCTACGGACGTTATTCGCGTCGTCAAAGTCGCTGGCACGCTGCGTTTTGCGACCGACCGCGATACCCGTCTGGACGTGGGTTTGTTGCGTGTCGAAGCCGGCGAAGATGTGACCGAAGAAGGGTTCGATTGCCACGATCCGGCCGCATCGGCCGATCCCGCACTGCCGCGGCCAACCCTGGAAGTGGGTTCAGCCAATGATCCGATCAGTGCGGAGCATACCGCGCTCGTTCGGCTTACTTATTGCGAGGGGATGGACAAAGAATCATGTCCGGCGCTCATCTCGTGCGGCGGTCGGATGGAATTGCACGGCGCGCCCATGAACCGCACCTGGGTCAAATTGGGTGCCGAACTACGCGAAGGAGCGACCGAGATCGTCTTGGCCGAACCGGTGGTCGGTTGGCGGGCCGGTCAACGACTATTGATTCCGACGACGGCACGACTCGGCTTGTTTCGCTATCGCAACGGCAAGCAAGAAGTAATCCCTACGGTGCGCGACGACAGCCACACCGAAGAACGCACGATCGCTGCGGTCTTTGAGAATAAAGTCGTCGTCGACAAGCCGGTAAGGTTTGACCACAAATGCGACGGCGCGTATCGCGGCGAGGTCGCCGTACTCGGGCGCAATGTCATCGTCGAATCGGCCGATCCGGCCGGCATTCGCGGCCACACCATGTACCACACGCAATCGACCGGTTCGATTTCCTACGCCGAGTTCCGGCATTTGGGCAAACGCGGCGTCCTCGGTCGCTATGCGCTGCACTTCCATCTCTGCCGTGACACGATGCGAGGGGGCTACGTCACGGGCGCCTCGATCCACGACAGCGAAAACAGGTGGTTGACCGTACACGGGACGGATTACCTGGTCGTGCGCGATTGCGTGGGGTACAACAGCCTCGGGCATGGCTTTTTCCTGGAAGACGGCACCGAGGTTTTCAACGTCTTCGACCGCAATCTGGCGGTCCAAGCCCGGCACGCCGCGCCGCTACCAAAGCAAGTGTTGCCCTTCGACGAGAACGAAGGCGCCGGTTTCTGGTGGTCCAATTCGCTGAATAGCTTTACGCGCAACGTCGCTGTCGAATGTGACCAATACGGATATCGCTTCGAGGCCACGAAGACTGCGGACTTTGATCCGACGCTCGAAGTTCCGGGAGCCGACGGGGCGCTGAGGACGGTCGACATCCGCACTTTGCCGTTTGTTCGTTTCCAGGATAATGAGGCGCATTCACATCGTCGCTTTGCGTTCAATCTGGGAGGGATTCGTCACGTGTCGGATCAAGCCGATTACGAGACGATCCACACCGTGGGCGCCGACAGATCGCGCATTCAAGGGGGAGACGTGCTAGGCGTGGGTCCCGATTCACGACATCCCTTCATCATCAAGAACTATCTGGTTTGGAATTCGCACTGGGTCTTTCACGGCGGCTCGCCCAACGTATGGATCGACGGACTAGATGCGACCGATTGCGTTTACGGCATCTTTAAAACCCGCATCGACGGCCACGAGTATCGCAACCTGAGCCTGAAGCGAATCGACACGGCTGACTTCTTCGAGCCGTGGGGGTCGTCGTCTTTGGTGGAGAATTACGAGCGTTACCTTGATCCGATCGATGATCTGCCGCCGACGACCGTGATCACGCATTGTCGACGGCTGAACAGCGGCCGGCTCGAGGTGCGGGGCAGCACGGCGGACAATGGCCCCGTCAAGCGAGTGACGGTCAACGATCGCGAGGTCTATCCGCTGCGCGAGAATTTCGCCGAATGGCGCATCACGCTCGACAAGGCACAAGCGGGGTCGGCAGAGCTGATTGCCTTGGCGACAGATTCCGCCGGAAACGTCGAACCGGTTCCCCATCGCCGCCAAGTGCGGGAATTCCTGCTAGCGGAACCGACGTCCGTGGCACAGCCGTAG